A window of the Dioscorea cayenensis subsp. rotundata cultivar TDr96_F1 chromosome 14, TDr96_F1_v2_PseudoChromosome.rev07_lg8_w22 25.fasta, whole genome shotgun sequence genome harbors these coding sequences:
- the LOC120276501 gene encoding uncharacterized protein LOC120276501 isoform X2, giving the protein MGASESVLSKRSDSKVIDEITTISERIEGVDPIVQRVQALRIAEPLLKSPLESETSLTDILVRKPTSSSSIPGTLNPKVLLELFSMYREWQEEKAKRISQKQEEIENKIETVDALAVKLLQRFSYSGSSMRTTAHNLAEVHPLQVEVGELKGRLTEVISNCDAICKRIVTEGPESLRSSVTPFSVCSNAPTSCSLITKTESHD; this is encoded by the exons ATGGGTGCCTCCGAATCCGTGCTTTCGAAGCGTTCCGATTCGAAG GTCATCGATGAGATCACCACCATCTCCGAGAGGATCGAGGGCGTCGATCCCATCGTTCAGCGTGTCCAAGCCCTCCGAATC GCTGAGCCACTGCTGAAAAGCCCCCTTGAATCGGAGACCTCCTTGACTGACATTCTCGTCCGCAAGCCTACCTCTTCGTCCTCGATTCCAG ggACTTTGAATCCCAAAGTCTTGTTGGAGCTCTTCTCTATGTATAGAGAATGGCAGGAAGAGAAGGCTAAGAGGATTAGTCAGAAACAG GAGGAGATAGAAAACAAGATAGAAACTGTGGATGCTTTGGCTGTTAAACTTCTTCAGCGGTTCAGTTATTCAGGGTCATCCATGAGAACGACAGCTCACAACCTTGCTGAAG TTCATCCATTGCAAGTTGAGGTTGGTGAACTCAAAGGCAGACTGACAGAGGTGATAAGCAATTGTGATGCCATATGCAAGAGAATTGTTACAGAAGGGCCAGAGTCACTCCGCTCATCTGTGACGCCATTTTCAGTCTGCAGCAACGCACCTACTTCTTGCTCTCTAATTACAAAAACTGAAAGCCATGACTGA
- the LOC120276501 gene encoding uncharacterized protein LOC120276501 isoform X1 — translation MGASESVLSKRSDSKVIDEITTISERIEGVDPIVQRVQALRIVGSLSMAEPLLKSPLESETSLTDILVRKPTSSSSIPGTLNPKVLLELFSMYREWQEEKAKRISQKQEEIENKIETVDALAVKLLQRFSYSGSSMRTTAHNLAEVHPLQVEVGELKGRLTEVISNCDAICKRIVTEGPESLRSSVTPFSVCSNAPTSCSLITKTESHD, via the exons ATGGGTGCCTCCGAATCCGTGCTTTCGAAGCGTTCCGATTCGAAG GTCATCGATGAGATCACCACCATCTCCGAGAGGATCGAGGGCGTCGATCCCATCGTTCAGCGTGTCCAAGCCCTCCGAATCGTTGGCTCTCTTTCTATG GCTGAGCCACTGCTGAAAAGCCCCCTTGAATCGGAGACCTCCTTGACTGACATTCTCGTCCGCAAGCCTACCTCTTCGTCCTCGATTCCAG ggACTTTGAATCCCAAAGTCTTGTTGGAGCTCTTCTCTATGTATAGAGAATGGCAGGAAGAGAAGGCTAAGAGGATTAGTCAGAAACAG GAGGAGATAGAAAACAAGATAGAAACTGTGGATGCTTTGGCTGTTAAACTTCTTCAGCGGTTCAGTTATTCAGGGTCATCCATGAGAACGACAGCTCACAACCTTGCTGAAG TTCATCCATTGCAAGTTGAGGTTGGTGAACTCAAAGGCAGACTGACAGAGGTGATAAGCAATTGTGATGCCATATGCAAGAGAATTGTTACAGAAGGGCCAGAGTCACTCCGCTCATCTGTGACGCCATTTTCAGTCTGCAGCAACGCACCTACTTCTTGCTCTCTAATTACAAAAACTGAAAGCCATGACTGA